From the Clostridium sp. Marseille-P299 genome, one window contains:
- the ruvB gene encoding Holliday junction branch migration DNA helicase RuvB translates to MGKRMITTELMEEDVKLESTLRPQLLKDYIGQKKAKENLKIYIEAAKQRGDSLDHVLFFGPPGLGKTTLAGIIANEMGVNMKTTAGPAIEKPGDMAAILNNLQEGDVLFIDEIHRLNRQVEELLYPAMEDYAIDIVIGKGASAKSIRLELPRFTLVGATTRAGMLTAPLRDRFGVVSRLEFYSAEELKTIIVRSASVLNVEIDETGAIELARRSRGTPRLANRLLKRVRDFAQVKYDGKITKDVANFALDLLEVDKLGLDHIDRQILMTMIEKFNGGPVGIDAVATTIGEDSGTVEEVYEPYLVQNGLIIRTPRGRMVTDLAYKHLGLAVSSKECDE, encoded by the coding sequence ATGGGAAAAAGAATGATAACAACTGAGTTAATGGAAGAGGATGTGAAGTTAGAAAGCACCTTACGACCTCAGTTATTAAAGGATTATATCGGGCAAAAAAAAGCGAAGGAAAATTTAAAGATTTACATCGAGGCGGCAAAGCAACGAGGCGATTCTTTAGATCATGTCCTTTTTTTTGGACCACCTGGACTTGGAAAGACAACACTTGCAGGTATTATTGCAAATGAAATGGGCGTTAACATGAAGACAACTGCTGGACCAGCGATTGAAAAACCTGGAGATATGGCAGCTATTTTGAATAATTTGCAAGAGGGCGATGTATTATTTATCGATGAGATTCATCGTTTGAATCGACAAGTTGAAGAATTATTATATCCCGCAATGGAAGATTACGCTATTGATATTGTTATTGGCAAAGGTGCTTCTGCAAAGTCAATTCGGCTTGAACTTCCACGTTTTACTTTGGTTGGAGCAACTACAAGAGCAGGTATGTTAACAGCACCTTTACGTGATCGTTTTGGAGTGGTTAGTCGTCTGGAATTTTATTCTGCCGAAGAGCTAAAGACGATTATTGTGCGTTCAGCAAGTGTTTTGAATGTGGAAATAGATGAAACTGGTGCGATTGAGTTGGCAAGAAGATCAAGAGGAACACCACGTTTGGCAAACCGCTTATTAAAGCGTGTTCGAGATTTTGCCCAAGTAAAATATGATGGCAAGATAACCAAGGATGTTGCTAATTTTGCCCTTGATTTACTTGAAGTTGATAAGCTAGGACTTGACCATATTGACCGTCAAATTTTAATGACCATGATTGAAAAATTCAATGGAGGACCCGTTGGAATTGATGCAGTTGCTACTACAATTGGAGAAGATTCTGGGACAGTAGAAGAGGTATACGAACCATATCTAGTTCAAAATGGACTGATAATAAGAACTCCAAGAGGGCGAATGGTTACAGATTTAGCCTACAAGCATTTAGGACTAGCTGTTAGTTCAAAAGAGTGCGATGAATAA
- the cls gene encoding cardiolipin synthase, giving the protein MNDNKEKGVVKNYVSGFLRVAVVASLVFVQFGLIFALSIWLSGYTVYIYTIIEILSIFVIIGLLNDYRSSSYKIAWICIVLLLPLTGHIMYALWGKSGSKKSIEKKVLGKLRHGATFYEYDEETMNLFAEQYPTKSRMAKFMESHTFPLFKNNEVTYYPMGEDVFAAIFEDIKEAKNFIMINFFIVGEGLLWEKMHALLLTKIQQGVEVMFMYDDFGAMLRTSKDFKRKLEEEGFKIRIFNPIHKYTEKLYMNYRSHQKIIVIDGNVGYTGGINLADEYVNYVARFGIWKDSAVRVEGDAVWGLTVTFLQMWEVCTNGALIDYTPYRPTKEFKKNNVFCQVIADGPANNPENPIESVYKQMIHYTKKYLYVMTPYLVIEDDMRDSLISAVRGGVDVRIITPFIPDKKSVKQVTNYNYGKLLEAGVRIFEYTPGFIHAKAIINEDCGIVGTINMDYRSFYLHYECGVFICNRDVIQTIREDFDKTFEVSKEVTYEEWKNRPWTTKFLQSILNLFSTLM; this is encoded by the coding sequence GTGAATGATAATAAAGAAAAGGGAGTAGTAAAGAACTATGTAAGTGGTTTTTTGCGTGTAGCGGTAGTAGCCAGCTTGGTTTTTGTTCAATTTGGACTAATATTTGCGCTATCGATATGGCTAAGTGGATACACAGTTTACATTTATACCATTATCGAAATTCTAAGTATTTTTGTAATTATTGGATTACTTAATGATTATCGATCCTCTTCATATAAAATTGCTTGGATTTGCATTGTACTATTACTTCCTCTAACAGGGCATATCATGTACGCCTTATGGGGAAAGTCAGGTTCTAAAAAAAGCATTGAGAAAAAAGTGCTAGGTAAATTAAGGCATGGTGCAACATTTTACGAATACGATGAAGAAACCATGAATTTATTTGCAGAGCAATATCCAACGAAATCAAGAATGGCAAAATTTATGGAATCCCATACGTTTCCACTATTTAAAAATAATGAGGTTACGTATTATCCCATGGGGGAAGACGTATTTGCAGCTATCTTTGAAGACATAAAAGAAGCAAAGAATTTTATAATGATAAACTTTTTTATTGTTGGGGAGGGTCTTCTTTGGGAAAAGATGCATGCATTGCTATTAACTAAAATACAACAAGGCGTAGAAGTTATGTTTATGTATGACGATTTTGGTGCAATGCTTCGTACTAGTAAGGATTTTAAAAGAAAGCTTGAAGAAGAAGGATTTAAGATCAGAATATTTAATCCAATACACAAGTATACAGAAAAATTATATATGAATTATCGAAGTCATCAAAAAATCATTGTGATTGATGGAAATGTCGGTTATACTGGTGGAATAAACTTAGCAGATGAGTATGTGAACTACGTAGCTCGTTTTGGTATATGGAAAGATAGTGCTGTTCGTGTAGAAGGCGATGCTGTTTGGGGATTAACGGTTACATTCCTTCAGATGTGGGAAGTATGCACCAATGGTGCCTTAATTGATTATACTCCATATCGCCCAACAAAAGAATTTAAGAAGAATAATGTATTTTGCCAAGTAATTGCAGATGGACCAGCTAATAATCCTGAGAATCCAATTGAATCTGTTTATAAGCAAATGATTCATTATACTAAAAAGTACTTATATGTCATGACACCATATTTAGTGATTGAAGATGATATGAGAGATAGCTTGATTAGCGCAGTAAGGGGTGGTGTGGATGTTAGAATCATTACTCCATTTATCCCTGATAAAAAAAGTGTGAAGCAAGTGACGAATTATAACTACGGAAAGCTTTTGGAAGCTGGTGTTCGAATTTTTGAATATACGCCTGGATTTATTCATGCCAAAGCAATTATCAATGAAGACTGCGGAATCGTAGGAACAATAAATATGGATTATCGAAGCTTTTACTTACATTATGAGTGTGGTGTTTTTATATGTAATCGAGATGTGATTCAAACCATTAGAGAAGATTTTGATAAAACATTCGAAGTTTCCAAAGAAGTGACATACGAGGAATGGAAGAATCGTCCATGGACCACTAAGTTCTTACAAAGTATTTTAAACTTATTTTCTACGCTTATGTAA
- a CDS encoding U32 family peptidase: protein MNKIEILAPAGSIESLHAAINAGADAVYIGGTLFGARAYANNLDEETLLRAIDYVHVKGKQMYLTVNTLLKDEELSEHLYTYLRRFYMEGLDAVIVQDVGAMRYIHEHFPKLPIHASTQMTLTMAEGAKTFEDYGVTRMVTSRELSLEEIRRIRANTSLEIESFVHGALCYSYSGQCLMSSMIGGRSGNRGRCAQPCRMEHGCKESGSVVSKKEESFLLSPKDICTLDSVAEFIEAGIDSFKIEGRMKRYEYSAGVVESYRKQVDLYYELGSEGYRKFKEKNPNFIKEDMLKLQDLYNRGGFSNGYYQAHNGKSMMSMHRPNHSGVYVGKIVDIKGINASIRLEENINAQDILEIRENGDKVYEFTVKDGAKAGQILKSNFKPGSKVSIGNEVYRTKNSQLLEELSEKYYENERKVSIHGLLCATPGEKLELQVSTKNREDKLIKVSEIGDVVEPAMKQPMTREKIKAQLEKTNETPFTFENLDIELNGDVFIPVSKLNEIRRNALLRLEEAMAQEYKREEALEPIMKDQSKEFIAEDNNSDIGIIAFVKDEEQLIHACEIEEVDEIYLDMAECNFLQIEKLSKQVKEYKKRCYIVMPHIFRSYTYDLFLRNKAYLLADTIDGYVIKNYEQYTFFKNLQTEEHLSKEVRLDYNMYVMNNEAKKFYLEHGITHTTASVELNQGELSRLGISNMDLLVYGNLPLMVSAQCVKMNTTGCRKQVNKANKNLQSADDDKSLVLVDRLKNELSVRTNCRECYNTIYNSKCLSLLEEVAEIQNLNPRNIRLDFSNETGEEVSKVLKSFVDVFKHGIDSSLNLREYTKGHFRRGIL from the coding sequence ATGAATAAAATTGAAATATTAGCACCTGCTGGTTCTATTGAGAGTTTACATGCAGCAATCAATGCAGGTGCAGATGCAGTATATATAGGCGGCACATTATTTGGGGCTAGAGCATATGCAAATAATTTGGATGAAGAAACCTTACTTCGTGCCATTGATTATGTTCACGTTAAAGGAAAGCAAATGTATTTAACTGTGAACACCTTATTAAAGGATGAGGAACTATCTGAACATTTATATACGTATTTAAGAAGATTTTATATGGAGGGCTTAGATGCAGTTATTGTACAAGACGTAGGTGCAATGCGTTATATACATGAACATTTCCCTAAGCTACCAATCCATGCAAGTACACAAATGACACTTACAATGGCAGAAGGTGCTAAGACCTTTGAAGACTATGGCGTTACTAGAATGGTAACTTCAAGAGAGCTTAGTTTAGAAGAGATTAGAAGGATACGTGCCAATACATCTCTTGAAATTGAATCATTCGTACATGGTGCATTGTGCTATAGCTACTCAGGGCAATGTTTAATGAGTAGTATGATTGGTGGAAGAAGTGGTAATCGAGGTCGTTGCGCTCAACCATGTCGTATGGAGCATGGATGCAAAGAAAGCGGTTCGGTTGTATCTAAAAAAGAAGAGAGCTTTTTATTAAGCCCAAAAGATATCTGTACGCTAGATTCCGTTGCTGAGTTTATCGAGGCAGGGATTGACTCCTTTAAAATCGAAGGAAGAATGAAGAGATATGAATACTCTGCAGGTGTTGTTGAAAGTTATCGCAAACAGGTAGATTTATATTATGAATTAGGAAGTGAAGGTTATCGCAAGTTTAAAGAAAAGAATCCTAATTTTATAAAAGAGGACATGCTTAAATTGCAGGATTTGTACAATCGTGGTGGTTTCTCAAATGGTTATTATCAAGCTCACAACGGCAAATCTATGATGTCCATGCATCGACCAAATCATAGTGGTGTGTATGTGGGAAAAATTGTTGATATCAAAGGAATCAATGCATCCATTCGTTTAGAAGAGAATATTAATGCACAAGATATTCTTGAAATTCGTGAAAATGGAGATAAGGTTTATGAATTTACAGTTAAAGATGGTGCTAAGGCTGGCCAGATTTTAAAAAGTAATTTCAAGCCTGGCAGTAAGGTGAGCATTGGAAATGAAGTTTATCGAACAAAGAATAGTCAATTACTAGAAGAACTTTCTGAAAAATATTACGAAAATGAACGTAAGGTTTCAATTCATGGTTTATTATGTGCAACGCCAGGTGAAAAACTAGAATTACAGGTATCTACGAAAAATCGTGAAGATAAGTTGATTAAGGTGAGCGAAATTGGTGATGTGGTTGAACCTGCAATGAAGCAACCAATGACTAGGGAAAAAATAAAGGCGCAATTGGAAAAGACAAACGAAACACCATTTACTTTTGAGAACTTAGATATTGAGTTGAATGGAGATGTATTTATTCCAGTATCAAAATTGAACGAGATTCGTAGAAATGCCTTATTACGTTTAGAAGAGGCAATGGCTCAAGAATATAAAAGAGAAGAAGCTTTAGAGCCTATTATGAAAGATCAAAGTAAAGAGTTTATAGCAGAAGATAACAATAGTGATATTGGTATCATTGCTTTTGTCAAAGATGAAGAACAATTAATTCATGCATGTGAAATAGAAGAGGTTGATGAAATCTATTTAGACATGGCTGAATGCAACTTTTTACAAATTGAGAAACTTAGCAAGCAAGTAAAAGAGTATAAGAAAAGATGTTATATTGTTATGCCACACATCTTCCGCTCTTATACCTATGATTTATTCTTAAGGAATAAAGCGTATTTGCTAGCCGATACTATAGATGGATATGTAATTAAAAATTATGAGCAGTATACATTTTTTAAAAACTTGCAAACAGAGGAACATTTATCTAAGGAAGTACGACTTGATTACAATATGTATGTTATGAATAATGAGGCGAAGAAATTCTATCTAGAGCATGGAATTACTCATACCACAGCATCCGTTGAGTTAAATCAAGGTGAGTTATCAAGACTTGGAATTTCAAATATGGACCTTTTGGTGTATGGTAATTTGCCATTAATGGTGTCAGCACAATGCGTAAAGATGAATACGACTGGTTGTAGAAAACAGGTAAATAAAGCAAATAAAAATTTACAGAGTGCCGATGATGATAAATCCTTGGTTCTTGTAGACCGTTTAAAGAATGAACTCTCAGTAAGAACAAATTGTAGAGAATGTTACAATACTATTTATAACTCCAAGTGTCTTTCATTGCTTGAGGAAGTGGCAGAAATACAAAACTTAAATCCAAGAAATATTAGACTAGATTTTAGTAACGAAACTGGAGAAGAAGTAAGCAAAGTACTAAAAAGTTTTGTTGATGTATTTAAACATGGCATAGATTCTAGTTTAAATCTGCGAGAATACACAAAAGGACATTTTAGAAGAGGTATTCTTTAA
- a CDS encoding cell division protein ZapA, protein MNKRTDIEVIINGKRYVICGYESEEYLQKVASYINSKIAEFKQQDFYRTLDGEMRNILLQLNIADDYFKMKKQLKQSESDSDLKSGEIFDLKHEIIMLQTRLEAAENEIIGLQKENLEEQKKVVRLETELIEARKNKTN, encoded by the coding sequence ATGAATAAACGAACGGATATTGAAGTTATTATTAATGGGAAGCGATATGTTATTTGTGGGTATGAAAGCGAAGAATATTTACAAAAGGTTGCATCCTATATTAACAGTAAGATAGCGGAATTTAAACAACAAGATTTCTACCGAACTTTAGATGGCGAGATGCGCAATATTTTGCTTCAGCTAAACATTGCAGATGATTATTTTAAAATGAAAAAACAATTAAAGCAATCCGAGAGCGATAGTGATTTAAAAAGTGGAGAGATATTTGATTTGAAGCATGAGATTATTATGCTACAAACAAGGCTAGAAGCTGCAGAGAATGAAATTATAGGATTGCAAAAGGAAAATCTAGAAGAACAGAAGAAAGTTGTTCGTTTAGAGACAGAGCTTATAGAAGCGCGAAAGAATAAAACAAACTAA
- the ruvA gene encoding Holliday junction branch migration protein RuvA, with protein sequence MIAFVKGELAEIKENTIIVENHGLGYEIAVPQTVFHKLPALHSEVKIHTYMQVKEDGIALFGFTNKDDLNVFKLLITVNGIGPKGALGILSALSADDLRFAILSEDAKAISKAPGIGAKTAGKLILELKDKFKLEDAFEQKLLNATENIFTDRSAIDGICNEAIQALVALGYGSSEAMRAVKMVNVTYDMDSEKVLKLALKNIGLV encoded by the coding sequence ATGATAGCATTTGTTAAAGGCGAGTTAGCAGAGATAAAAGAAAATACGATTATCGTTGAGAATCACGGTTTGGGCTATGAGATAGCAGTGCCTCAAACGGTGTTTCATAAGCTTCCAGCACTACATAGCGAAGTGAAGATTCACACATATATGCAGGTTAAGGAAGACGGAATTGCCTTATTTGGATTTACGAATAAGGATGATTTGAACGTATTTAAGTTATTGATTACAGTGAATGGAATTGGACCCAAAGGTGCACTAGGAATTTTATCTGCACTTTCTGCAGATGATTTGAGATTTGCCATACTTTCTGAGGATGCAAAAGCAATTTCAAAAGCTCCTGGAATTGGTGCAAAAACAGCAGGTAAGCTAATCCTGGAATTAAAGGATAAGTTTAAGTTAGAGGATGCATTTGAACAAAAATTATTGAATGCAACGGAAAATATTTTTACAGATAGAAGTGCGATTGATGGAATATGCAATGAGGCAATCCAAGCGCTGGTTGCACTTGGATATGGTAGCAGTGAAGCAATGAGAGCGGTAAAAATGGTGAATGTAACATATGATATGGATTCTGAAAAAGTGTTAAAGCTTGCGCTTAAAAATATTGGATTAGTGTAA